A segment of the Fusobacterium simiae genome:
AGTTGCAATAAGTGTTGAAAGTCCATGAGCAAATACCCAACAACTAATTAATAATTCTTCTTGTTTTTCCTTGTCTATTCGTACAAGTCTTTCATCTTTTTTTATTTCTTCATGAAGCAAATTTAAGAATTCATCAATTAATGAGCCTTCAATATTATCTTTTGTAAATATTTGTAAAAAAAGTTGCTTTTCTTCACGAGCAAAAATCGAAATTCCCATACCTATATCTAAAAATTTGATTCCAGTTCTTTTCTTTATTAAATATTCCATAAATAAATCTTTCGCTCTCTTTATTAGTTCTTTTTTTAAAATATCCATAGAACCAATAGCCCTATATATAGGTGCTGAAGAGGCATCTAATATCTTTGCCACATTTCTAGCACTAATAGCATCAATTCCTTTTTCTTTAAATAATTCAAATGACTTATTTAAAATAAATTCTTTTGAAAATAAAACTTTTTTTGGCATAAATAACTCCTAAATTAATTAAAATTTCTTAGTAAAAGACAAACCTACCGCCGTAATTTCCTTATAATATTTTTGATTTTGAGCTACTCTATATTTTTCTGCAAAATTTCCTTCTGCTTCTTTATAAATAAAATGAGCAACGGAAGCTGTAATAGCTAAACTTTCATTATATTGATATCTAATACCTCCACCTAATGTAATTGAATTTAATGCATATTCAGTATCATTAAGTGAGGCTGTTTTAGCTCCTGTATTTGCATAATTTATGCTTCCAATCAAAGTAAATTTATTAGTTAATTTATATTCATTTCCTAAAGCAATTTCCCAACCATTTTTATAATCTCTACCATGTTGATGTCCACCAAAAGTTTGTACTCTATCCATTTTTGCCTGACGATTAAAATATAAATTAGCTGTACTGGATACTAAGTAATTATCTGTTATTTTATATGAAGCTCCAACAGATAATATGGCTGGTAAATCTCTTCTTATTTTTGAATTTATTATATATTGTGGATAAAAAGTAGATAAACCAATAGTTTGACCTAAAATATCAGTTGTTTGCAATTGATTTTCAGATCCTTTAGCTTTAAAATTCATTTTTACTCTTGAATCGTATCTAGCTGCTAAATTTAATTTATCATTTACTTTATAGTTTATTCCTAATTGGAAACCATATCCCCAAGCTTCTCTTTTAGAATCTATATCACCAGTTAGACCATTTTGAGTTAAATCGGCAACTCTTTTTTGAAGCTTTGTCAATGCTTCTGTAGTTTTTTGCTGTTTTATTGCAGCAATTTGTGCTGCTGAAAGTCCTTGCCCTTGTGTAGCAACATCCACTGCTTTACTAACTTCTTGTGTAACTTCTTGAGCTTTTGCTTGTCTAAAAGTAGAAGTCAGGTTAGCTCCTATATTTAAGTTACCACTTAATTTTCTTGAACCATGTACAATTCTACCTGCAACAGAAAATGAAATCTTATCATTTACATTAAAAGTTCTACCTAAGGTAGCTTGTTCATACATATTTTCACCAGTTAATGAAGAACCTTTATCATAAATTCCTAAAGGTTTAAATTGTGATAAGTCAGTTAATACA
Coding sequences within it:
- a CDS encoding OmpP1/FadL family transporter gives rise to the protein MKRLLLLLAILSSGLYGSSIDHIQTYSPDYLANQAQTGMINGVSPYYNPAGLGRLEKGKYIHLGLQLAHGHEKMSYFGKEHKARLNQLIPNIALTSTDEKGAYFFNFGGLAGGGKLQYDGVSGVDVLTDLSQFKPLGIYDKGSSLTGENMYEQATLGRTFNVNDKISFSVAGRIVHGSRKLSGNLNIGANLTSTFRQAKAQEVTQEVSKAVDVATQGQGLSAAQIAAIKQQKTTEALTKLQKRVADLTQNGLTGDIDSKREAWGYGFQLGINYKVNDKLNLAARYDSRVKMNFKAKGSENQLQTTDILGQTIGLSTFYPQYIINSKIRRDLPAILSVGASYKITDNYLVSSTANLYFNRQAKMDRVQTFGGHQHGRDYKNGWEIALGNEYKLTNKFTLIGSINYANTGAKTASLNDTEYALNSITLGGGIRYQYNESLAITASVAHFIYKEAEGNFAEKYRVAQNQKYYKEITAVGLSFTKKF
- a CDS encoding TetR/AcrR family transcriptional regulator, with amino-acid sequence MPKKVLFSKEFILNKSFELFKEKGIDAISARNVAKILDASSAPIYRAIGSMDILKKELIKRAKDLFMEYLIKKRTGIKFLDIGMGISIFAREEKQLFLQIFTKDNIEGSLIDEFLNLLHEEIKKDERLVRIDKEKQEELLISCWVFAHGLSTLIATGFFKDPNDEFIEKVLKNAPAKLFYEYIDKYSK